The Callospermophilus lateralis isolate mCalLat2 chromosome 18, mCalLat2.hap1, whole genome shotgun sequence nucleotide sequence GAGCGCATGCGCGGCGGCGCCCCGCCCCGCGAGCGGCAGAAGCCGCGGCGGGAGGACGGCGCAGCGGGTGCTCCCTGGCCACGCCTCAGGCCCAAGGCCCTGGGAACCTCCCGGCGGCAGGGCACGGTGAGGGCGGCACTATGAGAGTGTGGGCCAATGACGAGAAGACAAAACAAATGGGGCGGAGGGTCGAAAACTGAGGAACCAATGAAGTTGTGGGGAGAGACTTGGCCAGCAGAGAAAGCCCGGCGCAAGGGGGCGTGGCTAAGAGCAACTGGGGGAAGAATCTTCAGAGGAGAAGCCAATGAAAGGACAGGGGGCGAGGCCAAAGGCGTGGTCCAGGAGTGAAGGGCCGGACCTGGGGGTGGAGCCACGGATTGCGAGTGGGTGGGGTTACGCGTAGTGGGCGTGGCTTACGGGAACTACCTCTTGGTGGTTGTAGACCAAGTCGAATCCGGCGTCTCACAAGCCACCTCCTCCAAGAGCGGCCGAGAGCCTAGTGACCGCTCCgcctccgccgccgccgccgcctcctcctcctcctcctccgcctcCGCCTCCGCCTCCGGCCACAGCCCTAACACCTTCCTCAGCGCCCCTGACGCTGGAGGAGGAGCTGCAGGAAGCCATCCGGAGGGCGCAGGTGAGAGGGTGCCCGATCAAGTGGGCCTGGGATAGTGGGTCTCCgctcaggttctgggtgggaTGCCAGATTCATGCCGCGTCTGTCCGTCCACAGTTGCTTCCGAATCGGGGCATTGATGACATCCTGGAGGACCAGATCCAGCCTGATGGTAAGAGCCTAACTCCTGAGTTTGGGGGAGAAGGGGCCTGAGGTTCTGCACTCCTGGGTCCGAGGAAAGAATGGGCTGAGGAACAGAACCGGATCCATGACTTCCTAAGCTCACACTCTATTCCTTCCCCCGCAGACCCGCTGCCCCCCATTCCTCTGGATTTTCCTGGCTCCTTCGACGTGCTGTCCCCCTCCCCGGACTCTGAAGGCCTCTCATCTGTCTTCTCCTCGTCACTCCCAACCCCCACGAACTCCCCATCCACCTCTCCCAGAGGCCCCACGGATTCCTTGGACTGGTTAGAGGCCCTGAGTGGGGGTCCTCCACTGGGCTCTGGCCCTCCAGCCCCCAGCATCTTCTCTGCCGACTTATCTGACTCCAGTGGCACCCGACTCTGGGACCTGCTGGAGGATCCGTGGTGATGGGGTCTGGAGTTTTTCAGGGACCCAGAACTGGTGGGGGTGAAGATGGCCAAGAGACTCCGGGAGGGAAAATGGAACAACTAGTAGAGCCCCTCCCACCACAGACACCCAATCCCAATCTGGCCCCTAACTGCTGCTGACATGCCTAATGCCTGGACTTTGCCTTCCTATGGGCCTTACCCCTTCTATGGTTGTGTGGTTGGGGATGGAGGTTCATTTGCTGCTGCCCAAGGCAAACAAGCTGCTTTCTGCTTCCTTTTGAGACCTCATGGGTGTTCTTAATGCCCGTTTCCTCACATATACATACAGATGGATGCCTGTTGTGTGGCAAAGCTGAAGGGGGATATGCTGTTGGATGCAGGAAAGGGGCAGGGAAGAGTAGGGAGGGACAAGAGGGTAGCCAGACCCCTGGGTTCCAGTTGGATCAGAAGTGTTGTGTCTGAAGTCAGCTTCTGTTGGAGGCACAGATGTGAGATGTTCACACAGTGATTTGTTTAAGAAATGCTTTCCAGGAGAGATACTGAGGGACTGGAGAAAGGACAGactagaggaagaaaaggagcCAGAGTGTGCCCTCGGGTGAAGTCTCAGCTTCAGCCTCTTCCCCTGGGGAGTTCTGGAGCATAAATTCAGCTACAGACTTTTCCACCTTGGGGTGCGTGGAACCAGGCCTT carries:
- the Mamstr gene encoding MEF2-activating motif and SAP domain-containing transcriptional regulator isoform X2, which produces MTLAASSQRSQIIRSKFRSVLQLRIHRRNQDPTSESDPWISASGPALAPALPLVPASFLFSPGVLLPETEYCPWRSPKKESSKTSQRWSESKPRGNLTYHQYMPPEPRQGSRADPQVERSALGPQGPPLWEGTNSQQLHPRMKPTPLTPFQPGVPSPSPPPHKLELQTLKLEELTTKSNPASHKPPPPRAAESLVTAPPPPPPPPPPPPPPPPPPPPATALTPSSAPLTLEEELQEAIRRAQLLPNRGIDDILEDQIQPDDPLPPIPLDFPGSFDVLSPSPDSEGLSSVFSSSLPTPTNSPSTSPRGPTDSLDWLEALSGGPPLGSGPPAPSIFSADLSDSSGTRLWDLLEDPW
- the Mamstr gene encoding MEF2-activating motif and SAP domain-containing transcriptional regulator isoform X1 — translated: MTLAASSQRSQIIRSKFRSVLQLRIHRRNQDPTSESDPWISASGPALAPALPLVPASFLFSPGVLLPETEYCPWRSPKKESSKTSQRWSESKPRGNLTYHQYMPPEPRQGSRADPQVERSALGPQGPPLWEGTNSQQLHPRMKPTPLTPFQPGVPSPSPPPHKLELQTLKLEELTVSELRQQLRLRGLPVSGTKSMLLERMRGGAPPRERQKPRREDGAAGAPWPRLRPKALGTSRRQGTTKSNPASHKPPPPRAAESLVTAPPPPPPPPPPPPPPPPPPPPATALTPSSAPLTLEEELQEAIRRAQLLPNRGIDDILEDQIQPDDPLPPIPLDFPGSFDVLSPSPDSEGLSSVFSSSLPTPTNSPSTSPRGPTDSLDWLEALSGGPPLGSGPPAPSIFSADLSDSSGTRLWDLLEDPW